The following proteins are encoded in a genomic region of Devosia lucknowensis:
- a CDS encoding biotin-dependent carboxyltransferase family protein produces MTVCILRASPLSTIQDLGRPGLLAQGISASGPMDRGAFDAAGRLAGASGDAGIEFTRAGIELKVEDGSFRIGWAGGAFTVAINGSLETWPGGALVRSGDVISITPGAAGNYGYLRFGPRLDLPEVMGSRATSTRARLGGLDGRALMAGDVLALQGSGVEPRNVAMPEASDGSIRFVWGIHAEAFVAEVRQWFVTEMFRISPVMDRMGVRLEDRSGLFSGASILSLISDPILPGDIQILGDGTPIVLMRDHQPTGGYPRIGTVIAADLDRFAQMRAGREIAFSPVTVEHAQRLLRSRP; encoded by the coding sequence ATGACCGTTTGCATCCTGCGAGCCAGTCCGCTCAGCACGATCCAGGACCTGGGGCGGCCGGGATTGCTTGCGCAGGGTATCAGCGCGTCGGGACCGATGGACCGTGGCGCCTTCGACGCCGCGGGCCGGCTGGCAGGGGCGAGCGGGGACGCCGGCATCGAATTCACACGCGCCGGGATCGAGCTTAAGGTCGAGGATGGATCGTTCCGGATCGGCTGGGCGGGCGGCGCATTCACGGTGGCCATCAATGGATCGCTGGAGACCTGGCCCGGGGGCGCCCTGGTTCGCAGCGGCGACGTGATTTCGATCACGCCGGGGGCTGCTGGCAATTACGGCTATCTGCGATTTGGCCCGAGGCTGGATCTGCCGGAGGTGATGGGGAGCCGGGCGACCAGCACGCGAGCGCGGCTGGGCGGGCTTGATGGCCGCGCACTCATGGCGGGCGACGTGCTTGCTCTCCAGGGAAGCGGGGTGGAGCCTCGGAACGTGGCCATGCCAGAAGCCAGCGATGGCTCGATCCGCTTTGTCTGGGGCATCCATGCGGAGGCATTCGTCGCCGAGGTTCGGCAATGGTTCGTAACCGAGATGTTTCGTATCAGCCCGGTGATGGACCGCATGGGGGTGCGGCTGGAGGACCGGAGCGGCCTGTTTTCAGGTGCCAGTATCCTGTCGCTGATATCCGACCCGATCCTGCCGGGCGATATCCAGATCCTGGGCGACGGCACGCCAATCGTGCTGATGCGCGACCATCAGCCGACCGGTGGCTATCCGCGGATCGGCACGGTCATCGCGGCCGATCTCGACCGGTTTGCGCAAATGCGAGCGGGCCGCGAGATTGCATTTTCCCCGGTGACGGTCGAGCATGCGCAGCGCCTGTTGCGGAGCCGCCCATGA
- a CDS encoding 5-oxoprolinase subunit B family protein translates to MTHIDSASLRRAEILPLGDAALLVRFGTRLDESTNRSVLALAEVLQSDPIAGVLEVAPSLVSVLIRYDPDTISLTRLAGETALRLQAPDGHGQKAVHTLAVRFDGPDLAEVAATLGLEPSEFISRHNSAPLRILTTGFAPGFVYCGMHGRDLTLPRRQSLRPMVPAGSVLFAAGQTAIAATDIPTGWHVIGSTDFRNFRPERDPPTILRAGELVQFTVAP, encoded by the coding sequence ATGACTCACATCGACAGCGCAAGCCTGCGCCGCGCCGAAATCTTGCCCCTGGGTGACGCTGCGCTGCTCGTCCGGTTTGGCACACGTCTCGACGAGAGCACCAACAGGTCGGTGCTGGCACTGGCAGAGGTGCTGCAGAGCGACCCAATCGCCGGCGTGCTGGAAGTAGCGCCGAGCCTCGTGTCGGTGCTGATCCGATACGACCCCGATACAATCTCATTGACGCGACTCGCCGGGGAAACCGCGCTTCGGCTACAGGCTCCAGACGGCCATGGGCAGAAGGCCGTCCATACTCTTGCGGTGCGATTTGACGGCCCGGACCTGGCTGAGGTTGCCGCCACGCTGGGATTGGAGCCTTCCGAGTTCATTTCCCGACATAATTCAGCGCCCCTCCGCATTCTGACGACCGGATTTGCGCCCGGTTTCGTTTATTGCGGCATGCATGGCCGGGACCTGACCTTGCCACGACGCCAGTCGCTGCGGCCAATGGTGCCCGCGGGGAGCGTGCTTTTCGCCGCCGGCCAGACGGCAATTGCCGCAACGGATATCCCGACAGGGTGGCACGTGATCGGCAGCACCGATTTCCGCAACTTCAGACCAGAGCGGGACCCGCCGACGATCCTGCGGGCTGGCGAGCTGGTGCAATTCACGGTAGCGCCATGA